The following are from one region of the Geoalkalibacter subterraneus genome:
- the tsf gene encoding translation elongation factor Ts → MSITASMVAELREKTGAGMMDCKKALTEAGGNMEEAVDLLRKKGLSAAAKKSGRVAAEGLVAAAGEGAMGVLVEVNAETDFVAKNEAFQGFVSSVAQVVLENSPNDVDALNALPFPGTERNVAEELTHQIATIGENMNIRRFVRFEAKPGTVASYIHGGGKIGTLVELQTEKGSEEAVSALARQLAMHVAAANPQYLSRDEVPEDVVAREKEIMATKAKESGKPENIIPKIVEGQLGKFFGEICLLEQAYVIDPDLKVEKVVADLAKQIGAEVRLTRFARYQLGEGLEKKADDFAAEVAALSK, encoded by the coding sequence GTGAGTATCACTGCTTCGATGGTAGCTGAGCTGCGCGAAAAAACCGGCGCCGGCATGATGGACTGCAAAAAAGCGTTAACTGAAGCTGGTGGCAATATGGAGGAAGCGGTCGATCTGCTGCGCAAAAAAGGTCTTTCCGCCGCCGCCAAAAAATCCGGCAGGGTTGCCGCTGAAGGACTGGTCGCTGCAGCTGGTGAAGGAGCCATGGGCGTACTGGTAGAAGTTAACGCCGAGACGGACTTTGTGGCCAAAAACGAGGCTTTCCAGGGGTTCGTTTCTTCCGTGGCCCAGGTTGTTCTTGAAAATTCCCCGAACGATGTTGACGCCCTTAATGCGCTGCCTTTTCCCGGGACCGAGCGCAACGTCGCTGAAGAATTGACTCACCAGATTGCCACCATCGGCGAAAATATGAATATTCGCCGTTTTGTTCGTTTTGAAGCAAAGCCCGGCACAGTCGCTTCTTATATTCATGGCGGCGGCAAGATCGGGACCCTGGTTGAGCTTCAGACCGAAAAAGGTAGCGAAGAAGCGGTTTCTGCCCTCGCCCGTCAATTGGCCATGCATGTCGCTGCGGCCAACCCGCAGTATCTGAGCCGCGATGAAGTGCCGGAAGATGTGGTTGCCCGTGAAAAAGAGATTATGGCGACCAAGGCCAAGGAGAGCGGGAAGCCCGAGAACATCATCCCGAAAATTGTTGAGGGTCAGCTTGGAAAGTTTTTCGGCGAGATCTGCCTCCTGGAGCAGGCTTATGTCATCGATCCCGATCTGAAGGTCGAGAAAGTTGTCGCTGATCTGGCAAAGCAGATTGGCGCCGAAGTCAGGTTGACCCGTTTTGCCCGCTACCAGCTTGGAGAAGGTCTGGAGAAAAAGGCCGATGATTTCGCAGCTGAAGTCGCAGCTCTGAGCAAGTAG
- the rpsB gene encoding 30S ribosomal protein S2, protein MAHVSMKQLLEAGVHFGHQTRRWNPKMKPYIFGARNGIYIIDLQKTVRYFRTAYNFLSETVKNGDKILFVGTKKQAQDSISEEAQRCDQYFVNNRWLGGMLTNFVTIKGSIDRLKKIEAMAEDGTYDLLTKKEVLQLERERAKLERSLGGIKSMTKLPGALFVIDPKKEHIAVKEARKLGIPVVAVVDTNCDPDDIDYIIPGNDDAIRAIRLFASRMADACLDGVKNREAELRAEAEGAEADEEQAAEAAAAEKEESAATPAAGA, encoded by the coding sequence ATGGCTCACGTTTCAATGAAACAACTGCTTGAAGCCGGTGTCCATTTCGGACACCAGACCCGTCGCTGGAACCCGAAAATGAAGCCTTACATTTTTGGCGCCCGCAACGGTATTTACATTATCGACCTGCAGAAAACGGTTCGCTACTTCAGAACCGCTTACAATTTTCTGTCCGAAACAGTCAAAAACGGCGACAAGATCCTCTTTGTCGGCACCAAGAAACAGGCGCAGGATTCCATCAGCGAGGAAGCGCAGCGCTGCGACCAGTATTTTGTCAACAACCGCTGGCTCGGCGGCATGCTGACCAACTTCGTGACGATCAAGGGGAGTATCGATCGCCTCAAGAAGATTGAGGCCATGGCCGAGGACGGCACTTATGACCTGCTGACCAAGAAGGAAGTTCTGCAGCTCGAACGTGAGCGCGCAAAGCTCGAAAGAAGTCTCGGCGGCATCAAAAGCATGACCAAGCTTCCCGGTGCCTTGTTTGTGATCGACCCCAAAAAAGAGCACATCGCGGTCAAAGAAGCCCGCAAACTCGGCATTCCGGTCGTAGCGGTGGTTGACACCAACTGCGACCCTGACGATATTGACTACATCATCCCCGGCAATGACGATGCGATTCGCGCCATTCGCCTGTTTGCCTCACGCATGGCAGATGCCTGTCTTGACGGCGTCAAAAATCGTGAAGCGGAACTCCGGGCCGAGGCCGAAGGTGCCGAGGCGGATGAAGAGCAGGCGGCCGAGGCAGCTGCTGCCGAAAAGGAAGAATCCGCTGCGACTCCGGCTGCCGGGGCCTGA
- the lptF gene encoding LPS export ABC transporter permease LptF has protein sequence MGLFAARHRYILREILAPFALGLAIFTFILLMGRLLRLVELVLNKGVPLIDIIKLFVFLLPSFLVLTLPLAFLLGVLLGFGRLSTDSEIIALKSSGISLYDMSKPVLALSLVVSLATGVLSVWAHPHGKRAFKEQVFHIAHNRATIGIEPRVFNDEFDGLVLYANDVEDNSGLLKGLFISDQRMAQEPSIIIADQGRAIPDPDKLTLNLRLRDGTIHRQLDRKKDEAYQIIDFDSYDVQLDLGSQLRDISERRVKESELSFSELQSLISESEGTQRNAYLVEHHQRLALAPAATLLAIIGIPLGIQSRRSGRGGGFALALMVFLAYYLLFSFAQALGAEGIMPPWLVMWLPNIAFLISGIWLLHFTAQEKKMTAFERFDEWKRRQLQRIRRRRLD, from the coding sequence ATGGGACTCTTTGCCGCGCGACACCGCTATATCCTGCGTGAAATTCTTGCTCCTTTCGCATTGGGGCTGGCGATCTTCACATTCATTCTGTTGATGGGACGCCTGCTGCGACTGGTGGAGCTTGTTCTCAACAAGGGCGTGCCGCTTATAGACATCATCAAGCTGTTTGTCTTTCTGCTGCCCTCTTTTCTGGTCCTGACCCTGCCCCTCGCATTCCTGCTGGGTGTTCTTCTCGGCTTCGGCAGGCTTTCTACCGACTCCGAGATCATCGCCCTTAAATCATCGGGCATCAGTCTTTATGACATGTCAAAGCCTGTCCTTGCGCTGAGCCTCGTTGTCAGCCTGGCCACCGGAGTGCTGTCGGTTTGGGCTCATCCGCACGGCAAACGCGCCTTCAAAGAGCAGGTGTTTCATATCGCCCACAATCGCGCGACCATTGGCATCGAACCCCGGGTATTCAACGATGAGTTTGATGGACTCGTGCTCTACGCAAATGATGTCGAGGATAATAGCGGCCTTTTGAAGGGCCTGTTCATTTCGGATCAACGTATGGCGCAGGAGCCATCAATCATCATCGCCGATCAGGGGCGGGCCATTCCTGACCCCGATAAACTGACCCTGAACCTTCGCCTGCGCGATGGCACCATACACCGGCAACTTGACCGCAAAAAAGATGAGGCCTATCAGATTATCGACTTTGACAGCTACGACGTTCAGCTCGATCTTGGCTCTCAACTGCGTGACATCAGCGAGCGTCGGGTCAAGGAAAGTGAATTGAGCTTCAGCGAACTGCAATCGCTGATTTCAGAGTCCGAAGGAACGCAGCGCAACGCCTATCTTGTCGAGCACCATCAGCGCCTGGCTCTTGCGCCGGCGGCGACCCTGCTTGCCATCATCGGCATTCCTCTCGGGATTCAGTCGCGGCGATCGGGACGAGGCGGCGGCTTTGCCCTCGCTCTGATGGTCTTTCTTGCTTACTACCTGCTTTTTTCTTTTGCCCAGGCATTGGGAGCCGAGGGGATCATGCCGCCCTGGCTTGTCATGTGGCTGCCCAACATCGCCTTTTTGATCTCGGGGATCTGGCTGCTGCACTTTACGGCGCAGGAGAAAAAAATGACCGCCTTTGAGCGTTTCGATGAATGGAAGCGACGCCAGTTACAACGAATCAGGCGCAGGAGGCTTGATTGA
- a CDS encoding IPT/TIG domain-containing protein: MSALILLVSFLSVSSFSAEIVSLAPNTGEPGTKVTLKGGPFSPESRIEFGGEALSPRLLSESRVTFLVPEVPAGDYRITVRDGQESNDSVFFFRVTDPAPWVHEVSPSDIDICSLDGERRITIEGRNFHTEAQVLLDDAAIQPQQITAEQIVVQLPELEGGRHLLQVVNPDGSRTLPQALRVNSIPEIHSASSGEDHVNSYQVILTGKNFQYDSHLRVNGKRVEKAAQQRPGADALEYVDCTTLIYTRYPVSRELRRISLQVVNPGGEQSPVFHATMP, translated from the coding sequence ATGTCGGCTTTGATATTATTGGTAAGTTTTCTGAGTGTTTCGAGCTTTTCAGCCGAAATTGTCTCCCTGGCACCGAACACCGGGGAACCAGGCACAAAGGTGACTTTGAAGGGGGGGCCTTTCAGCCCTGAAAGCCGGATCGAATTCGGAGGTGAGGCACTCTCCCCACGGCTCCTGTCGGAAAGTCGTGTGACCTTCCTGGTTCCGGAGGTACCGGCGGGAGATTACCGCATCACCGTCAGGGATGGGCAAGAAAGCAACGATTCCGTTTTTTTCTTCCGCGTTACAGATCCCGCACCCTGGGTCCATGAAGTATCGCCATCGGACATCGACATCTGCTCGCTGGACGGCGAGCGGCGCATCACCATCGAAGGCCGGAATTTCCATACCGAAGCACAGGTCCTGCTGGACGATGCCGCAATTCAACCGCAACAGATTACTGCAGAGCAGATCGTTGTGCAGCTTCCCGAACTCGAAGGCGGGCGTCACCTTCTGCAGGTGGTCAACCCCGATGGCAGCAGAACACTGCCCCAGGCACTGCGGGTCAACAGCATACCCGAAATCCACTCCGCTTCATCCGGAGAGGATCATGTCAATTCCTACCAGGTCATTCTGACCGGTAAAAATTTCCAATACGACTCCCACCTGCGGGTTAATGGGAAGCGGGTGGAAAAGGCGGCGCAGCAACGCCCGGGCGCTGATGCCCTTGAATACGTCGACTGCACCACCTTGATCTACACCCGCTACCCGGTCTCACGGGAACTGCGCCGCATATCACTCCAGGTGGTCAACCCCGGCGGCGAACAGAGCCCGGTGTTCCATGCGACCATGCCTTGA
- the ahcY gene encoding adenosylhomocysteinase, with protein MQKSSTSSPEYIVHDIGLADWGRKEMNIAETEMPGLMAIRQEYAESKPLRGARIAGSLHMTIQTAVLIETLVALGAEVRWASCNIFSTQDHAAAAIAAQDIPVFAYKGESLEEYWDFTHRIFDWEDGEKANMILDDGGDATLLLHLGCAAEKNPSVTSNPTCEEERYLFAAINKRLASQPDWYSRVAGNIRGVTEETTTGVHRLYQMHQEGRLRFPAINVNDSVTKSKFDNIYGCRESLVDGIKRATDVMIAGKVAVVCGYGEVGKGCAQALRGLQAQVWVTEIDPICALQAAMEGYKVVTMEYAADKADIFVTTTGNINVITHDHMVQMKNNAIVCNIGHFDNEIEVAAMRQYEWENIKPQVDHIILPDGRRIILLAEGRLVNLGCATGHPSYVMSSSFANQVLAQIELWNHPDRYPIGVYILPKYLDEKVARLQLTKLGAMLTELSDEQAGYIGVPKEGPYKPEHYRY; from the coding sequence ATGCAGAAAAGTTCAACATCCAGCCCGGAATATATTGTTCATGATATCGGCCTTGCCGACTGGGGTCGCAAGGAGATGAACATTGCCGAAACGGAAATGCCCGGGCTGATGGCTATCCGCCAGGAATACGCTGAAAGCAAGCCGCTGCGCGGAGCTCGTATCGCCGGCTCACTGCACATGACCATCCAGACCGCGGTGCTGATCGAAACCCTGGTGGCGCTTGGTGCCGAGGTGCGCTGGGCCTCATGCAACATCTTTTCAACCCAGGACCATGCCGCGGCGGCAATTGCTGCCCAGGACATCCCGGTGTTTGCCTATAAAGGGGAATCGCTGGAAGAGTATTGGGATTTCACCCATCGCATTTTCGACTGGGAAGACGGTGAGAAAGCCAACATGATTCTCGACGATGGCGGTGATGCGACCTTGTTGCTGCACCTGGGATGTGCTGCGGAAAAAAACCCCTCCGTCACATCCAACCCGACCTGTGAGGAAGAGCGTTATCTTTTTGCCGCCATCAATAAGCGGCTCGCATCTCAGCCTGATTGGTACTCACGGGTTGCAGGAAATATCCGGGGCGTGACCGAAGAGACGACCACCGGTGTTCATCGTCTCTACCAGATGCATCAGGAGGGACGGCTTCGTTTCCCGGCCATCAACGTCAACGACTCGGTGACCAAAAGCAAGTTCGACAATATCTACGGGTGTCGCGAGTCCCTGGTGGACGGCATCAAGCGCGCCACCGACGTGATGATTGCCGGCAAGGTCGCTGTCGTCTGCGGTTACGGGGAAGTCGGCAAGGGCTGTGCCCAGGCATTGCGGGGATTGCAGGCCCAGGTCTGGGTGACGGAAATCGATCCTATCTGCGCCTTGCAGGCTGCCATGGAGGGCTACAAGGTTGTGACTATGGAGTACGCGGCGGATAAAGCCGATATTTTCGTAACCACCACCGGCAATATCAATGTCATTACCCACGACCACATGGTACAGATGAAGAACAACGCCATCGTGTGCAATATCGGTCATTTCGACAATGAAATCGAGGTGGCCGCCATGCGCCAGTATGAATGGGAAAATATCAAGCCGCAGGTTGATCACATCATCCTGCCGGACGGGCGGCGCATCATTCTCCTGGCTGAAGGGCGACTGGTCAACCTGGGCTGCGCCACCGGCCATCCCTCCTATGTCATGTCGTCATCTTTCGCCAACCAGGTCCTGGCACAGATTGAATTGTGGAACCATCCCGACCGCTATCCCATCGGAGTCTATATTCTGCCGAAGTATCTGGATGAAAAGGTGGCGCGGCTGCAACTCACCAAACTTGGGGCCATGCTGACTGAGTTGAGTGACGAGCAGGCCGGTTACATCGGTGTCCCGAAAGAAGGCCCGTACAAGCCGGAACATTATCGCTATTAA
- the lptG gene encoding LPS export ABC transporter permease LptG: MNRINRYLLKSFFHIFILALTTFIGLYLLIDFFEKVDDLLEYKAGLDLSLSYFALKIPLIFSQVCPMAVLMAVFMTIGGLARTSELTALHAGGVSLARIAAPLIATAWMISLLLLLVNENLVHSSVRTMNHIWDAQIKGEQSLSFKSDRLWLREGNRIINIQTADPDREQLNGVSLFRFNEDFRLLERFSADQATFNEGGWQVEGGLLYRFNPESGEMSETVRLDQQFLPLDKSPQDFRIVERKAEEMNFKQLRSHARKLRAEGYDSTRLRVDMHNRLASPFAALIMAFIGIPFALQRRRGSSIALGVAITIAIGFGYHVLQAICLALGYAELLPAIVAAWVTNLIFLLFGLWLLMRETSA; encoded by the coding sequence TTGAACCGCATCAACCGCTATCTTCTGAAAAGTTTTTTCCATATCTTCATTCTGGCCCTGACCACTTTCATCGGGCTCTACCTGCTCATCGATTTTTTTGAAAAAGTCGACGATCTTCTTGAATACAAGGCGGGACTGGACCTTTCTCTTTCCTATTTTGCCTTGAAAATTCCCCTGATTTTCTCCCAGGTCTGTCCGATGGCAGTCCTGATGGCGGTTTTTATGACCATTGGCGGGCTGGCCCGCACCAGCGAATTAACAGCCCTGCATGCGGGTGGCGTCAGCCTGGCACGCATAGCAGCGCCCCTGATCGCAACCGCCTGGATGATTTCTCTTCTTCTACTGCTGGTCAACGAAAACCTGGTTCATTCCAGTGTCCGCACCATGAACCACATCTGGGACGCACAAATCAAAGGGGAACAAAGCCTGTCTTTTAAAAGCGACCGGCTGTGGCTGCGCGAAGGCAACAGGATCATCAACATCCAGACAGCCGATCCTGATCGGGAACAACTCAATGGCGTGTCCCTTTTTCGCTTTAACGAAGATTTCAGACTTCTTGAACGGTTTTCAGCGGACCAGGCAACATTCAATGAAGGGGGCTGGCAGGTTGAGGGCGGTCTGCTCTACCGTTTCAATCCGGAAAGTGGGGAAATGAGCGAGACAGTGCGCCTTGACCAGCAATTTCTGCCGCTGGATAAGTCTCCGCAGGATTTTCGGATTGTTGAACGGAAAGCAGAAGAGATGAATTTCAAGCAGCTGCGCTCTCATGCCCGAAAGCTGCGCGCTGAAGGCTACGATTCAACCCGCTTGCGAGTCGATATGCATAATCGCCTGGCTTCCCCCTTTGCCGCCCTGATCATGGCATTTATCGGCATACCCTTTGCCCTGCAGAGAAGGCGCGGCAGCAGCATCGCTCTTGGAGTGGCCATCACCATAGCCATCGGTTTCGGCTATCATGTTCTCCAGGCCATATGCCTCGCCCTGGGCTATGCTGAACTGCTGCCCGCCATCGTCGCCGCCTGGGTGACCAACCTGATATTTCTGCTGTTCGGACTTTGGCTGCTGATGAGAGAGACATCGGCCTGA